The Catharus ustulatus isolate bCatUst1 chromosome 13, bCatUst1.pri.v2, whole genome shotgun sequence genome includes a window with the following:
- the CFAP20DC gene encoding protein CFAP20DC has protein sequence MFRNHFQGGRFVEIFSAQGKNPGAKWKIFGNLSAISKEYDKELKGFVFVLEGNSLINKMKLPREAKQTLGLVQRYLTLQIFVPLGKDFSTELLITDFENNKRRLYLSTVHKELIVTPLHAKIPLFMIKRKIWCNMCIDLVTFTCEIFRGAFFKSLDGIIVSANCKLRKIFTLKYKPRDTTEEDGVF, from the exons atGTTCAGAAACCACTTTCag GGGGGCCGGTTTGTTGAAATATTCAGTGCTCAAGGCAAGAACCCAGGAGCAAAATGGAAGATTTTTGGCAATCTATCAGCTATATCAAAA GAATACGACAAAGAACTaaaaggatttgtttttgtACTTGAAGGAAACAGTCTAATCAACAAAATGAAGCTACCAAGGGAAGCCAAACAAACTT TGGGACTGGTGCAGCGATATCTGACACTTCAGATTTTTGTGCCATTGGGAAAAGACTTCTCCACGGAGTTACT GATAACTGATTTTGAGAATAATAAAAGAAGATTGTATTTGTCAACAGTCCACAAGGAGTTGATTGTAACCCCTCTGCATGCAAAAATTCCTCTGTTTATGATCAAGCGCAAAATA TGGTGCAATATGTGTATTGACTTGGTAACGTTTACCTGTGAAATATTCAGAGGAGCTTTCTTCAAGTCTTTGGATGGAATTATTGTTTCAGCTAACTGTAAGCTAAGAAAGATCTTCACTTTAAAATACAAGCCACGTGATACAACTGAGGAAGATGGTGTGTTTTAA